In Raphanus sativus cultivar WK10039 unplaced genomic scaffold, ASM80110v3 Scaffold1339, whole genome shotgun sequence, one genomic interval encodes:
- the LOC130504064 gene encoding protein Brevis radix-like 2: MLTCIACSKQLNTNNGGSKEEDDRVLGTPRSKQTIKSLTSQLKDLAVKASGSYKSCKPCSGSSSNRNHHRGSDAAASPSGRFHYAYNRPGRSGSSTPKILGKEMESRLKGLLSGEGTPESSISGRTESTLFMEEELKEWVAQVEPGVLITFVSLPEGGNDLKRIRFSREMFDKGEAQKWWGENFEKVMELYNVQQVNQQSVPVPTAPPRSKDECSSKNSPVTPPLHKECPRGKGSLAHQPTTQSRYRDSSGLATTPKLSTNSISGTKTETSSSVDMSARSSGSEEDDEDHSEEVSVSNASDMETEWVEQDEDGVYITVRALPDGSRELRRVRFSRERFGETKARLWWEENRARIQQQYL; this comes from the exons ATGCTCACGTGCATAGCTTGCTCGAAGCAGTTAAACACCAACAACGGCGGATCTAAGGAAGAAGACGACAGAGTTCTTGGAACTCCCAGGTCTAAGCAGACCATCAAGTCCCTGACGTCACAA TTAAAAGACTTGGCAGTAAAAGCATCAGGTTCTTACAAGAGCTGCAAACCGTGCTCAGGCTCTTCTTCGAACCGGAACCACCACCGTGGTTCAGATGCTGCCGCATCACCTTCTGGGAGGTTCCATTACGCGTACAATAGACCTGGAAGAAGCGGAAGCTCGACGCCCAAGATTCTAGGGAAAGAAATGGAGTCAAGGCTAAAAGGGCTTTTGAGCGGAGAAGGCACACCTGAATCATCCATAAGTGGTAGGACAGAGTCCACACTGTTCATGGAGGAAGAGCTTAAAGAATGGGTTGCTCAAGTGGAGCCTGGTGTCCTCATCACTTTTGTTTCGTTGCCTGAGGGAGGGAATGATCTCAAACGGATCCGGTTCAG CCGTGAGATGTTTGATAAAGGGGAAGCTCAGAAATGGTGGGGGGAGAATTTTGAGAAGGTGATGGAGTTATACAATGTGCAGCAGGTTAATCAGCAGAGTGTCCCGGTTCCAACAGCTCCTCCTAGATCCAAAGATGAG TGCTCTAGCAAGAACAGTCCTGTAACTCCACCGTTACACAAAGAATGCCCTCGAGGAAAAGGCTCACTCGCTCACCAACCAACAACACAGAGTCGGTACCGTGATTCGTCTGGTCTTGCAACGACGCCGAAGCTCTCTACTAATAGCATAAGTGGGACCAAAACCGAGACATCATCATCGGTTGATATGTCCGCAAGAAGTAGTGGTTcagaggaagatgatgaagatcATTCAGAGGAGGTTTCTGTAAGTAACGCGAGTGACATGGAAACAGAATGGGTAGAACAAGATGAAGACGGTGTTTACATCACAGTCAGAGCTTTACCAGATGGGAGTCGTGAGCTTAGACGTGTTCGCTTCAg ccGAGAGAGGTTTGGGGAAACGAAGGCAAGATTGTGGTGGGAAGAGAACAGAGCTCGGATACAACAGCAGTACTTGTGA
- the LOC130504066 gene encoding polyadenylate-binding protein-interacting protein 4-like isoform X2 gives MNMQPGLPSKSSSNGSPYVRGEREGVLNKAKSVKSHPANTLNAASNGEAGSFKGHSRDGLVYLTTCKIGHQVEVHLKNGSVYSGIFHAADVEKDFGIILKMASLIKDGSLRGHKTLVRKPPSKTFIIPADELVQVIAKDLSISSDGMLNAAQSEKPGELLTDSSISKLYHVDQGRELKPWIPDGDVPQGLDNVFDDPWKRGRGWDQFKVNESLFGVKSTFDEEIYTTKLDRGIRTREMEERAQRIAREIEGENTRDLHVAEERGFQLNEKFDIDEESKYSAVLPADAFDDSGFDEEDDELLDTCNDETFGGSSSSTVQKPASSSGKGYEELRDASQPSRNNTNVDQSCSISDDHAQHLPSEQRSKDFSASGSSISESQLGERRNKNNPEFSHSNRSAEESVSGHGDTKEGAKLGGGGGGSGTSAWKTVAEKERQVSEVSGKPKPESFTGSASRRSTESRPGPSTSSRPGLSPSSSIGSLSSSEKSTLNPNAKEFKLNPNAKSFKPTAAARPQPPMADASFYYPAAPAAVQQMPGMPLGYGIQPQYPGQQQVIYYPGHQHPQAFYPPNAQPQFPQQQQQQMMMGRQPRPQMVYMPPPPYQPENPYNHGRE, from the exons ATGAATATGCAACCCGGTCTTCCGTCTAAGTCTTCATCAAATGGATCTCCATACGtaagaggagaaagagagggAGTTCTGAATAAGGCCAAGTCTGTAAAGTCGCATCCCGCAAATACACTGAATGCAG CATCCAATGGGGAAGCTGGAAGCTTCAAGGGGCATTCACGCGATGGTTTAGTGTACCTCACCACGTGTAAGATTGGGCATCAGGTGGAAGTGCATCTCAAAAATGGATCGGTTTATAGTGGGATTTTCCATGCTGCTGATGTGGAGAAGGATTTTG GAATCATTCTAAAGATGGCATCCTTGATTAAAGATGGTTCTCTAAGAGGGCATAAAACCCTTGTCAGAAAGCCACCTTCCAAGACATTCATTATTCCTGCTGATGAACTTGTCCAAGTTATAGCTAAG GATCTCTCCATATCCAGTGACGGTATGTTGAATGCCGCTCAGAGTGAGAAGCCGGGGGAACTGTTGACGGACTCCTCTATATCAAAGTTGTATCATGTTGACCAGGGAAGAGAGCTTAAACCCTGGATACCTGATGGAGATGTTCCTCAGGGTCTGGATAATGTGTTTGATGACCCTTGGAAGAg GGGTAGGGGATGGGATCAGTTTAAAGTGAATGAGTCACTGTTTGGAGTCAAGAGCACTTTCGATGAGGAAATCTATACCACAAAACTTGACAGAGGTATTCGGACTAGAGAGATGGAAGAGAGAGCCCAGAGAATCGCGAGAGAGATTGAGGGTGAAAATACCCGAGATCTTCATGTAGCAGAG GAAAGAGGCTTTCAGCTCAATGAGAAATTTGATATTGACGAGGAATCTAAATACTCAGCTGTCCTTCCAGCTGATGCATTTGATGATAGTGGgtttgatgaggaggacgacGAATTGCTGGACACTTGCAACGATGAGACTTTTGGTGGGTCATCTTCTTCTACTGTCCAGAAGCCAGCTTCTTCTAGTGGCAAGGGATATGAAGAATTACGG GATGCCAGTCAGCCTTCTCGGAATAATACAAATGTAGATCAAAGCTGCTCTATATCCGATGATCATGCTCAGCACCTTCCCTCTGAACAGCGATCCAAAGATTTTTCTGCCTCAGGCAGCAGTATCAG TGAGAGCCAGTTGGGTGAGCGAAGAAACAAGAATAATCCAGAGTTTTCCCACAGTAACAGA TCAGCTGAGGAATCAGTTTCTGGTCATGGAG ATACCAAAGAAGGTGCAAAacttggtggtggtggtggtggtagtggAACCTCGGCGTGGAAGACTGTTGCTGAGAAAGAAAGGCAAGTCAGTGAAGTTTCTGGTAAACCAAAACCTGAAAGCTTTACTGGGTCGGCTTCAAGAAGAAGTACAGAGAGCCGCCCAGGTCCTTCAACATCAAGTCGTCCTGGACTATCACCAAGCTCATCAATTGGTTCTTTGTCATCATCTGAAAAGTCCACTCTTAATCCGAATGCAAAG GAATTCAAACTGAATCCAAACGCAAAGAGTTTCAAACCAACAGCTGCTGCGCGACCTCAGCCTCCAATGGCAGATGCATCATTCTACTACCCTGCTGCACCTGCAGCTGTTCAGCAGATGCCTGGAATGCCTCTTGGTTACGGA ATTCAACCGCAATATCCAGGACAGCAGCAGGTGATTTATTATCCAGGCCACCAGCATCCTCAAGCCTTCTATCCTCCAAATGCACAACCCCAG TTTCCgcagcaacagcagcagcaaATGATGATGGGTCGTCAGCCTAGGCCGCAAATGGTTTACATGCCGCCGCCTCCATACCAGCCG GAAAATCCATATAATCATGGACGAGAGTAA
- the LOC130504066 gene encoding polyadenylate-binding protein-interacting protein 4-like isoform X1: MNMQPGLPSKSSSNGSPYVRGEREGVLNKAKSVKSHPANTLNAASNGEAGSFKGHSRDGLVYLTTCKIGHQVEVHLKNGSVYSGIFHAADVEKDFGIILKMASLIKDGSLRGHKTLVRKPPSKTFIIPADELVQVIAKDLSISSDGMLNAAQSEKPGELLTDSSISKLYHVDQGRELKPWIPDGDVPQGLDNVFDDPWKRGRGWDQFKVNESLFGVKSTFDEEIYTTKLDRGIRTREMEERAQRIAREIEGENTRDLHVAEERGFQLNEKFDIDEESKYSAVLPADAFDDSGFDEEDDELLDTCNDETFGGSSSSTVQKPASSSGKGYEELRDASQPSRNNTNVDQSCSISDDHAQHLPSEQRSKDFSASGSSISSESQLGERRNKNNPEFSHSNRSAEESVSGHGDTKEGAKLGGGGGGSGTSAWKTVAEKERQVSEVSGKPKPESFTGSASRRSTESRPGPSTSSRPGLSPSSSIGSLSSSEKSTLNPNAKEFKLNPNAKSFKPTAAARPQPPMADASFYYPAAPAAVQQMPGMPLGYGIQPQYPGQQQVIYYPGHQHPQAFYPPNAQPQFPQQQQQQMMMGRQPRPQMVYMPPPPYQPENPYNHGRE; the protein is encoded by the exons ATGAATATGCAACCCGGTCTTCCGTCTAAGTCTTCATCAAATGGATCTCCATACGtaagaggagaaagagagggAGTTCTGAATAAGGCCAAGTCTGTAAAGTCGCATCCCGCAAATACACTGAATGCAG CATCCAATGGGGAAGCTGGAAGCTTCAAGGGGCATTCACGCGATGGTTTAGTGTACCTCACCACGTGTAAGATTGGGCATCAGGTGGAAGTGCATCTCAAAAATGGATCGGTTTATAGTGGGATTTTCCATGCTGCTGATGTGGAGAAGGATTTTG GAATCATTCTAAAGATGGCATCCTTGATTAAAGATGGTTCTCTAAGAGGGCATAAAACCCTTGTCAGAAAGCCACCTTCCAAGACATTCATTATTCCTGCTGATGAACTTGTCCAAGTTATAGCTAAG GATCTCTCCATATCCAGTGACGGTATGTTGAATGCCGCTCAGAGTGAGAAGCCGGGGGAACTGTTGACGGACTCCTCTATATCAAAGTTGTATCATGTTGACCAGGGAAGAGAGCTTAAACCCTGGATACCTGATGGAGATGTTCCTCAGGGTCTGGATAATGTGTTTGATGACCCTTGGAAGAg GGGTAGGGGATGGGATCAGTTTAAAGTGAATGAGTCACTGTTTGGAGTCAAGAGCACTTTCGATGAGGAAATCTATACCACAAAACTTGACAGAGGTATTCGGACTAGAGAGATGGAAGAGAGAGCCCAGAGAATCGCGAGAGAGATTGAGGGTGAAAATACCCGAGATCTTCATGTAGCAGAG GAAAGAGGCTTTCAGCTCAATGAGAAATTTGATATTGACGAGGAATCTAAATACTCAGCTGTCCTTCCAGCTGATGCATTTGATGATAGTGGgtttgatgaggaggacgacGAATTGCTGGACACTTGCAACGATGAGACTTTTGGTGGGTCATCTTCTTCTACTGTCCAGAAGCCAGCTTCTTCTAGTGGCAAGGGATATGAAGAATTACGG GATGCCAGTCAGCCTTCTCGGAATAATACAAATGTAGATCAAAGCTGCTCTATATCCGATGATCATGCTCAGCACCTTCCCTCTGAACAGCGATCCAAAGATTTTTCTGCCTCAGGCAGCAGTATCAG CAGTGAGAGCCAGTTGGGTGAGCGAAGAAACAAGAATAATCCAGAGTTTTCCCACAGTAACAGA TCAGCTGAGGAATCAGTTTCTGGTCATGGAG ATACCAAAGAAGGTGCAAAacttggtggtggtggtggtggtagtggAACCTCGGCGTGGAAGACTGTTGCTGAGAAAGAAAGGCAAGTCAGTGAAGTTTCTGGTAAACCAAAACCTGAAAGCTTTACTGGGTCGGCTTCAAGAAGAAGTACAGAGAGCCGCCCAGGTCCTTCAACATCAAGTCGTCCTGGACTATCACCAAGCTCATCAATTGGTTCTTTGTCATCATCTGAAAAGTCCACTCTTAATCCGAATGCAAAG GAATTCAAACTGAATCCAAACGCAAAGAGTTTCAAACCAACAGCTGCTGCGCGACCTCAGCCTCCAATGGCAGATGCATCATTCTACTACCCTGCTGCACCTGCAGCTGTTCAGCAGATGCCTGGAATGCCTCTTGGTTACGGA ATTCAACCGCAATATCCAGGACAGCAGCAGGTGATTTATTATCCAGGCCACCAGCATCCTCAAGCCTTCTATCCTCCAAATGCACAACCCCAG TTTCCgcagcaacagcagcagcaaATGATGATGGGTCGTCAGCCTAGGCCGCAAATGGTTTACATGCCGCCGCCTCCATACCAGCCG GAAAATCCATATAATCATGGACGAGAGTAA